The Candidatus Rokuibacteriota bacterium genome contains the following window.
CCTCGGCCCGGCACCAAGCGCCCCTACACACTGACAAGCCGGGTCCTGGCCACGCAAGGCTGATAGGGAGGAACGTATGCCGGCGCAAGTGACGGAACGGCAGTACCAGGGGCAGGTTCACGAGCAGTCGCGTCAGCTCATGTCCGCGTGGATGGACGAGCTGGCACGGGCGGAAGCCGAAGGGGTGGCCACCGGCGCCCTGATGATCTCGGGCAATTGCGTGGAGCTGCTCCGCGCCTGCCATGTCCTCCCCATGTTCCCCGAGGTTACGGCGCTCCAGAACGCCATCCGGAAGAAGTCGCTGCCGCTCATCCTCAAGGCTGAGCAGGCCGGCTACTCCAGCGACAACTGCGCCTACGTCAAGGCCGACATCGGGCTCTTCCTCGAGGGCGGCATGGGACCGGGCAGGCCGATCCCCTTCCCGACGATCACGGTCTGCAACTACGTGGGCTGCAACGTCTACGTCAAGTGGTTCGAGCACCTGGCTGACATCAGCGGAAGCAAACTCTTCATGCTCGATGTCCCCTTCGCCCGCACGGCCGAGCCCACCGAGCAGGACATCCGCTACGTGACCGCCCAGCTCAAGGAGCTCGTCGCGCTCTGCGAGAGCGTCTCCGGGAAGAAGTTCGACATCGACTACCTGCGGGAGATTCTGGCTCACGCTGCGCGGGCCGAGGCCGGATACGCCCGGACGAAGGAGCTGTGCAAGCGTCACCCGGCACCCTTCGACGCCTACTTCGACGCCATCAACATGATGGGCCCCATCAACGTGCTGCGGGGCACACGGGAGGCCGCGGACTTCTTCGACGTGGCCGTGACGGAGTTCGAGGGGCTCGTGGCCCAGGGGCTCGGGCCCCTGTCCGAGGAGCGCTTCCGCACGGTGGTGGAGGGGCCGCCGCCGTACCCCTTCTACAAGAGCTTCCGCAACCTCTTCGCCAAGTGGGGGGCCGTCGGGGTGGCCTCCACCTATTCCACGGTAGGCGGGATCTGGGAGTTCGGCTTCCGGCACGACCCCAGGCGGCCGCTGGAGTCCATCGCCGAGCAGATGCTCCGCGAGAATCTCACCAACCGCTCGATCGTAGCCCGCTACGCCCAGATCAAGCGCTACGTGGAGGAGTGGGAAGCCGACGCCCTCGTCATCCACTCGATCAAGTCCTGCCGGCTCTTCTCGGCGGGGCAGGGAGACATGCGGGAGTACTTCACGCGGGACCTGGGCGTGCCCACGCTCATGGTGGAGTCGGATCTCGAGGACCCGCGCTACTACGCGGAGGCGCAGATCAGGAACCGGATCGACGCCTTCTTCGAGTCCCTGGAGCACAAGAAACTCGTTGCCGCGGCTCGCTGAGGCGGTCGAGGGGAGCGGACCAATGGCGGAGCGCAGCGGGGCGGCGATCGAGAAGGTCCCGGTCTACTGCTACCAGTGCGTCGCCGGGCCGGACCTGCTCAAGGTCATCGTCAAGGACGGCGTCGCCGTCGGTGTGGAGCCGAATACCGAGTTTGCCGAGCAGCACCCGGCCTGCGGGAAGGTCTGCGTCCGCGCCTACGGGCTCATCCAGAAGCTCTACAACCCCGGTCGGGTCCGCTCCCCCATGCGGCGCACGAACCCGCGCAAGGGGCGCAGCGAGGATCCGGGATGGAAGCCCATCTCCTGGGACGAGGCGCTGGACATGCTCGGGGAGCGGCTCTCCGCGCTGCGGGCCCGGGGGCTGGTGGACGAGGCGGGCTATCCGCGGCTGGCGGTGACCTTCGGGGCAGGCGGCGTCGCCCCCGCCTTCCTCGGCACGATGGCGGCGTTCCTGGCGGCCTGGGGACCGGTGGACCAGGGGATAGGCAGCGGCCAGGGCGTCAAGTGCTATCACTCCGAGCACCTCTACGGCGAGTTCTGGCACCGCGCCTTCATCGTGGCTCCGGACACCCCCCGATGCGACTTCGTGCTCTCCTTCGGCCACAACGGTGACGCCTCCAGCGGGGTCGCCGGGGTCTACCGGCACTCCGAGGCGCGGGTGCGCGGGCTGCAGTGGGTGCAGCTGGAGCCCCACCTGAGCATCACGGGGGCGGGGGCGGTCGAGTGGGTGCCCATCCGGCCGAAGACCGACGCCGCCGTGCTCTTCGCCCTCCTGCACGCGATCCTGGTGGAGCACGACTGGCGGAGCGTCTGCGACGTGCCCTTCCTCACGAACATGACCAGCTCGCCCTACCTCGTCGGCCCGGGGGGGTACTTCCTCAGGGACCCGGCCACGAGGAAGCCGCTCGTGTGGGACCTGGACCGCGAGCGCGCCGTGCCCTTCGACGACCGGCTATGCGTGCGGCCGGCGATGGAGGGCGAGTACCTGGCGGCGGGCGTGGAGGTGGGCGCCGACGAGGCCGTCACCAGCGTGAGCGAGCGGGTGCGGCCGGCCTTCGCGCACCTGCTGGCGCACGTGGGGCCGTACACGCCCGAGTGGGCGGCCACCATCGCCGACGTCCCGGCGGACACCATCCGCCGCCTGGCGGCGGCCTACCTGCGCCACGCCCGCGTGGGCGCCACCATCGAGATCGAGGGTGCCACCTACCCGCACCGCCCCGTGGCCATCCTGCTCGGCAAGACCGTCACCAACGGCTGGGGCGGCTACGAGGCGTGCTGGGCCCGCACCCTGCTTGCGGCTCTCGTGGGCGCCCTCGAGGTTCCCGGAGGCATCCTGGGCACCGCGGTGCGGCTCAACCGCCCCGCGCAGAACCGCCTCGACTCCGTTCGGCCTGGGCCCGACGGCCTCATGGAGCAGTCGACCAACGCCACGACTCGCGAGGGCTGGAAGGGCTCGCCGCATATCCGGAACGCCTACCGGACGCTGGTCCCGCTGGCGAACAACTCGCCCTGGTCAGCGGCGCTCGGCCCCGCGCACCTGCCGTGGCTCTTCCTCGACAAGGACGCTGCGCCCGAGCACTGGCCGGCGCCCACGCTGCCCGAGGTCTGGATCACCTATCGAACCAACCCGGCCGTGTCGAGCTGGGAGACCGGCCGCATCGAGCGAGAGCTCGAGCGCTTCCCGTTCGTGGCGGCCTTCGCCTACACGCCTGACGAGACCAACTGGTACGCGGACCTGCTCCTCCCGGACGCCAGTGACATCGAGTCGCTGCAGCTCTACCGCATCGGGGGCACCAAGTACCAGGAGCAGTACTGGCAGCACTCGGGCTGGGCCCTCCGACAGCCGGTGGCGCCCACGCCGTTCGACACGCGAGACATGACAGACGTGGCCACCGAGCTGGCTGCCCGTGTCGGCATCCTGGACGGCTATCTCGACGCGGTGAACCGCGGGGCGGGGACGACGATCCCACTGCGCGACGCGGGGTACGACCACTCGTTCAAGCCCGGCGACAAGCCGGGCGTCACCGAGATCTGGGACCGGGTGTGCCGTGCGGCGAGCCGCGCCCTCACGGACGGCAAGGTCGAGCTGGACCTGGAGTGGTTCAAGCGCAACGGCGCCTTCTTCGTTCCGTTCTCCACGCGGCAGTACTTCCTGCACACGGCCATGGTGGCCCAGGGGCTGCGCTACGAGCTGCCGTATCAGGAGCGCATCAAGCGCATCGGCGAGGAGCTCGCCGCGAGGCTGCACGAGCGGGGCATCAAGTGGTGGGACGTCCAGCTCGAGGAGTACCAGGCGCTGCCCGGGTGGAAGGACTTCCCGGGCATCTGGCGGCAGACAGCGGTGGTGCGCGGACGCAGCCCGAAGGAGTTCCCGTTCTGGCTTCTGACCAGCCGGAGCATGCAGTACTCCTGGGGCGCGAACGTCTCGCTGCCCATCCTGGCCGACGTGGCGCGGCACGTGAAAGGGCATTTCGGCGTCATGCTCAACCGCGGGGCGGCGGCCCAGCTCGGCGTCCAGGACGGTGACTTGGTGGAGCTGGAGTCGCCCACGGGCAAGACCCAGGGGCGCGCGATCCTCCGGGAGGGCGTGCGCCCCGACGTGGTGGTGATCCTGCAGCAGTTCGGGCACTGGGCGACCCCCTTCGCGCGCGACCTCGGCATGCCCAACCTCAACCAGGTGGCGAGCATGGACCTCGCGCTCACCGATGCCACGGGCAGCGGTGCCGACCTCGTCCCCGTGGCGGTGAGGAGGGCCTCGTAATGCGCTGGGGCATGGTGATCGACGTCCGGCGTTGCGTGGGTTGCCAGACCTGCACGATCGCCTGCAAGCAGGAGCACGGCCTGCCGTCAGGCCAGGTGTGGCGCTTCGTCGCCGACTGCGAGGTCGGCGAGTATCCGGACGTGAGGCGGCTGTTCCTCCCCATGCAGTGCATGCACTGCGCCGAGCCGCCTTGCGTTCGCGTCTGTCCCACGGGCGCCTCCCGCCAGCGCCAGGACGGCATCGTCTGGGTGGAGTACGGCGCCTGCGTCGGCTGCGGCTACTGCGCGGTCGCCTGCCCTTACCATGCGCGCCACCTGATCCACGAGGCGCTGGGCTACTTCGAGGTCCTCACGCCGCCCGAGCGGGCGACGGCGCGCCCCGGGCGCACGGGGGTCATGACCAAGTGCACCTTCTGCCAGGAGCGGGTGGATGCCGGCCGGGCTCAGGGCCTCACCCCGGGCATCGACCCGGAGGCCACACCCAGCTGCGCCGTGGCGTGCATCGCCAACGCGATCACCTTCGGCGACCTGGACGACCCCAAGAGCCCCGTGGCGAAGCTCCGGGCGGAGACCCGGGCCCAGCCGCTCCTGCCCGAGTGCGGGACCGAGCCCTCGGTCTTCTACGTGGTGGAGTAGGCCATGCAGCCCTCCGGCACCGCCCGCTCCGTGGAGCTGATCCCGGCCACGCCCCAGAGGCTCTGGGGCAAGCCCGCCGTCGCCAACTTCGCCCTCGGCGGCCTCGGCGCCGGCCTGTACCTGGCAGCGACGGTCGAGGTCTGGCTCGGGGCCCCTGGCGCTGTCAACGTCGCCTCGTGGCTCGGCCCGGCGCTGGTCGTGGCAGGCTTCATCGCCGTCGCCACCGAGGCGGGGCGCCCGCTGCGCGGCCCCCGCGTCCTTGTTCGCCTGCGCACCTCCTGGATGTCGCGGGAGCTCTGGGTAGGCGGCGGTTTCATCGTCCTCGCGGGGGCGGAGCTGGTCTTCCGGCTGGTCTGGCTCCGCTACCCGGCGGCGGCCGCCGCCATCGGTCTCTGCCTCGCCCAGGGATGGATCCTGCGGCACGCCCGTGGCGTCGCCGCGTGGGACGTCCCGCTGATGCCGCTGGTCTTCCTCCAGTCGGCCATCGTGTCGGGGACGGGGCTGCTGGTGCTGGTCGAGGTGGCGGCCGGCCGCGGCCTCGACGGCGCATTCCTGATCGCCGCGGCGCTCGGCGTGGTGGCCGGCATGCTGGTCTGGCGGGGCTTCGTGGGCTGGCCCGGAGGGCCCGCGTTCGTCCGCTCCACCGCCGCGCTCAAGAGCGGCCGGGCGGGCGTCGTGATCCTCGCGGCGGGGTACCTGGCGCCGCTCCTGCTCGGCACACTGGCCGTCACTCTCCCGACCGGCGGGGCGGGCGCTCTCGCGCTCGGCGCGATCCTGATGGTCGCGGGCCAGGTCTACGCCAAGGCCGAGCTCATCCTGACGGCCGGTCAGCTCCGGCCGATCACGCTCGCGAACCTCACGCTTCGCAGGAGGACATCATGATATTCGGCGCGGGAGTCGATGTGGGCTCGACCCAGACCAAGGCGGTGATCCTCGATGAGTCCCGATCCATCGTGGCTCGATCGCTGATCGCCACCGGAGCCAATGTGACCCGGGCCGGCGAGAACGCCTTCGTCGAGGCCTGCAAGGCGGCGGGGCTGCCGCGGGAGGCCGTGGGGTACGTCGTCGGCACGGGGTACGGCCGGTACAAGGTGACCTTCGGGGATGCCCAGATCACCGAGATCACCTGCCACGCCCGCGGGGCGCACTCGATCTTCCCGCGCACCCGCACCGTGATCGACATGGGGGGCCAGGACACCAAGGCGATCAAGGTCGGGGCGGACGGCTCGGTCATGGACTTTTCCATGAACGACAAGTGCGCCGCCGGAACGGGGCGCTTCCTGTCGGCGGCGGCCGAGGTGACAGGGATGGGGCTCGACGAGATCGGCCCCATCTCGCTCGAGGCCAAGAACCCGGTGCGCCTGACGTCGGTGTGCACGGTGTTCGTCGAGTCCGATATCATGTCCTATCTCGCCCAGCGGAAGACGGTGCAGGACATCCTTGGCGGCGTTCACAAGGCCATCGCCACGCGGACCATGGCGCTCGTGCGCCGCGTGGGCGTGGAGGAGGAGGTCACCTTCACCGGCGGAGTCTCGCGCAACATCGGGATGGTGAAAGGGCTCGAGGCCGTGCTGGGCCGCTCGATCAACGTCCACGAGGAAGGGCACTACATGGGGGCCCTGGGGGCCGCGCTCTTCGCGCTGGAGCGCGCCGAGGTCGCCGCAACTGAAACCGCCGGGAGGGCCTAGCCATGCTCGTGGCCGGGATCGACATCGGATCGGGAACGACGAAGTGCATCCTCGTGGACGGCGACGGCCAGGTGCGTGGGCGCGCCGCCGTCCGGACGAAGGCGGACTTCGAGAAGGTGGCGCGCGAGGTGCTGGACGCGGCCCAGGCCGAGGGGGGCCTCGCCGGGGAGGAGGTGGCCTACGCCGCCACCACGGGGCTGGGCCGCTACGCGGTGTCCTTCCGGGACATCCAGATCACCGACCTGACGTGCGGCGCGCGGGGGGCGGCGACCGTGGTCCCCAGCACGCGGTACGTGCTCGACATCGGTGCGCAGTGCACGCGCGCCATCAAGCTGCGCGAGGGCGGGAAGGTGAAGGAGTTCCACATGAACGAGAAGTGCGCCGCGGGGTCCGGCGGCTTCCTCGAGCGGGCGGCCAAGTACCTCGAGGTCACCGTGGCGGACATCGGGCCGATGTCCATCAGGGCGGACAAGCCCCAGACGATCTCCAGCGTCTGCGCGGTGCTGGCCGAGTCGGAGATCATCAACCACATCTCGGAAGGCGCCGGGGTGGAGAACATCCTGCGCGGGATCCACAACTCGCTGGCGGACCGGGCCCTGTCCATGCTCAAGCGCGTGGGCCTGGACGGCGACGTCACCCTGATCGGCGGCGTGGCGCTCCAGGAGGGCATGGTGGCGGCGCTGCGCGAGAAGCTGGGCGTGCCGGTCCACGTGCCCGAGAACCCGCATCTCACCGCGGCGCTGGGGGCGGCCCTGCTGGGGCTCCAGCGCCTCCGGAAGATGTCCATGGCCAGTGCCGCCTGAGGAGAGCGCCATGAGCCGAAGCGATGTCACTGTCCGGGCCGTGGAGGCCTCGGACCTGCCCGCCATCATCCGGATCGACGAGAAGCTCTCGGGCCAGACCAGCAAGGAGTACTGGCAGCGCCGGCTCGAGATCTCGGCGCTGCGACCGCCGTGGATGTCCCTGGTGGCGGAGACCGACGGGCGGATCGGCGGCTTCCTGTTCGGCTGGGTGGCGGAGTCAGAGTTCGGCATGTCCCAGCCCACGGCGTGGGTGGACCTGATCGGCGTGGATCCGCCGTACCGGGGGCGCGGTGTCGCGCATGCGCTGATCGACCGGTTCGTCCGGAGCGGCCAGGAGCTGCGGGCGATCCAGAAGGTGGCCACCCTCATCGACCTCACGCAGGCCGACGTGCGCGAGTTCTTCCTGCGGCAGGGTTTTCACCACGGGCCCATGATCCAGATGGAGCGGGACGTCCAGTCCTGAGAGAGATCCTGCGCTCCTGCACGGCGAGGGGCGCCGAGGGTGACGGCGAGCATGGTCGAGGTGAGGGTTCACGGGCGGGGGGGACAGGGGGTCCAGGTCGGCTGCCAGATCCTGGCCGGGGCCTTCTTCCGGGCGGGGCGGCAGGTCCAGGCCTTCGCCGCGTACGGCGGGGAGCGCCGTGGCGCGCCCGTGACCGGCTTCGTCCGGGCCGACGACAGCCCCATTCGGCTCCGCTGCGACATCGAGCGGCCCCGCTACGCTCTCGTCCTTGATCCCACCATGCTCGACGGCGGGACCCTGGTGGCCGACGTGCCGTCAGGGGGCACCGTCGTCCTGAACAGCGCCGGGACGCCGGCGGTCACGCCGCCGCAGGGCGTGAGGCTCATCGTGGTGGACGCGACGGGCATCGCGGGCCGCGCCGGGCTCGGCCCCATCGTGTCCACGGCGCTGCTGGGCGCCTTCGCACAGGCCACGGGGCTCGTCTCGCTCGAGGGCCTTCTGGCGGCGGTGCAGGAAGGCAGTCCGGCTCGCCGGGGCGAGAACCTCGAAGCCTGCGCCGCCGGCTATCACGCTGCGGCCGGCGCCACGGCCGCCCCCGCCTCCGCCTAGCGCCATGCCCCGCGAGCTCGGAGCGCCGCGTCCCCTCGGCTGGTCTGAGCCGGGCCGGACGACGCTCGAGATCAAGACCGGCGGCTGGCGCACGAGGCGGCCCATGTACGTCGAGGCCACGGCGCCCTGCCGCGCGGCCTGTCCAGCCGGCGAGGCCGTCGCCCGCTGGATCGAGCTGGCGCGGCGCGGCGAACTGGCGGCGGCCTGGGCTCTGATCCGCGAGGCGAACCCTTTCCCGGCCATCATGGGACGCGTCTGCGCCCACCCATGCGAGTCGGCCTGCAACCGCCGCCAGCACGACGGCGGCGTGGCCATCAACGCCCTCGAGCGCTTCGTGGGAGACTGGGGGCTGCGCCACGGCGCCCGCGCGCTGCCGGACCTGCCGAGGCCAGGGCGGGTGGCCGTCGTGGGCGGAGGTCCGGCGGGACTTGCCTGCGCCCACGCGCTGTCCCGGCGCGGCTACCGGGTGCGGCTCTACGAGGCCGAGGCCGCGCTGGGCGGCCTCCTGCGGTACGGCATCCCGGAGTACCGGCTGCCGCGCGCGGTCCTGGAGCGGGAGATCGAGCTCGGCATCGGGCCTGGCGTGGAGGTGCTGACGGGCCAGCGCCTCGGGGCGAATCTCGCGTGGGAGACGGTGGCGGGTCACGACGCCGTCTTCCTCGCCACCGGAGCCTCGCTGCCGCTCGGCCTCGGCGTTCCCGGGGAGCAGGCGCAGGGGATAGGCAACGGTCTCGGGTTCCTCCGCGACCTCGCCTGCGGGACGCGCCCCACGCTCGGACGCCGCCTGGTGGTGGTGGGCGGCGGAAGCACGGCGATGGACGTGGCCCGTTCGGCCCGCCGCCTCGGCGTGCCATCGGTCAGCGTGGTGGCGCTCGAGGGGCGGGAGGAGATGCCGGCGCTTCCCGAGGAGGTGAGCCAGGCGCTGGCCGAGGGGGTCGAGATCAGGAACGGCCTCGGGGTGGCGCGTTTCGTGGAGGGGGGCGGCCGGGTCACGGGCGCCGCCGTGGTTCCGGCGCAGCTCGAGCGCGGGGGGGACGGCACGATCCGCCCCCTGTTCCGCCCCGGGCCGTCCGAGGTGATGGCGGCCGACAGCGTGCTCCTGGCCATCGGGCAGCGGACCGATCTCGCGGCGCTCCCGCCGCCGCTCAGGGGGGCGCGAGGACTGATCGCGGCGGGCAAGGACGGGGCGACGCCGACTGTGCCAATCTTCGCCGGGGGGGACGCGGCCTCCGCCGAGCGGACGGTCACGCACGCCGTCGCCGCGGGGATGCGCGCCGCCCGTCGGATCGACGCGGTGCTCTCCGGAGGGGCTCCGGCAGCGCCGGCTGCCCTGCCGGGGGTCAGGGCCCTGCCGGCTCACGTGGTCGCCTTCGCCGAGATCAACCTCGACTACTTCCCGCGCGCGCTGAGGGCCGGGCGACCCGAGCGACCGGCCCCAGGGCGGGTCGGTTCCTTCGCGGAAGTGGTGGAAGGGTTCAGCGCGGTCACCGCCCGGGAGGAGGGGGCGCGCTGCTTCACCTGCGGCCACTGCGTGGACTGCGACAACTGCCTGATCTACTGCCCCGACATGGCAGTGAGCCGGCGGGACGAGGGCGGCTACCGGCTCTCCACCGACCACTGCAAAGGCTGCGGTCTCTGCGCACAGGAATGTCCCCGCGGGGCGCTCCAGATGGTGAGCGAGCGATGACACCCATGCAGGCGGCCGCCCGCCAGCGGCGGATGCTGCTCACGGGCAACCACGCGGCGGCCTACGGCGCCCTTCTCGCGAAGCCCCAGGTGATTCCCGTCTACCCGATCACCCCCCAGACGCCTGTCCTCGAGAAGCTCCTGGAGCTGGCCGAGGCGGGTGAGCTCACCGGCGAGATGATCACGGTGGAGAGCGAGCACTCCGGCATGGCCGCGTGCATCTCGGCGTCCCTGGCGGGCGCGCGCGTCTTCACGGCCACGGCCTCGCAGGGCATCGCCCTCATGCACGAGATGCTCCACTTCGCGGCCGGCGCCCGGACCCCGGTGGTCATGGTGAACGTCAACCGGACCCTCGCCTCGCCGTGGGGGTTCTGGGCCGATCAGACCGACAGCCTCTCCCAGCGCGACACGGGCTGGATGCAGTTCTACTGCGAGTCGGGGCAGGAGGCGCTGGACACGGTGCTCCAGGCCTATCGCGTGGCCGAGTCCGTCCTCCTGCCGGCCATGGTGGTCATTGAGGCCATGTACATCTCCCATACGCTGGAGCCCGTGGAGGTGCCCGAGGCGGCGCTGGTGGCGGGGTTCCTGCCGCCCTTCGAGCCCACGCTGCGCCTGGATCCCGGGCAGCCACGCAGCGTGGGCGGCGTCACCACGCCGGCCCAGTGGCGGCAGAACCGACTCGCCATGCAGGAGGCCATGACGCTCGCCCTCGGCGCGGTGGCGGAGGCGGGCAGGCTGTACGGCGAGCTGACGGGCCGCGCCTACGGAGCCACCGAGAGCTACCGCACGGAGGACGCCGAGGTGGTGCTGGTGGCCGCCGGTGGCATGGCCGGCACGGCGCGCGAGGCGGTGGATCGGCTGCGCCAGGCGGGGATCGCCGCGGGGCTCCTGAGGCTGCGGCTCTTTCGCCCATTCCCTGGCGCCGAGATCGCCGAGGGGCTGGCCGGGGCGGCGCGGGTGGCCGTGGTGGACCGCAACTGCTCCGTCGGCAGTGGCGGGATCTTCTGCCAGGAGGTGCGGGCGGCGCTCAGCAGCCTGGGGCAGGGGGCAGTGCCGGTGCTCTCCTACATCGCCGGCCTGGGCGGGGTCAATGTCCCGCCCGAGCGCATGATGCGAATCGTCACGGACGCGCTCGGCCGCGACGGGATGAGCGCGGGGCCGATCCAGGCGGAAGAGCTCTGATGGAGCGCTTCCTGTCCGGGCACTCCTCCTGCCCCGGCTGCGCGGTGGCCCTGGCCGTCCGCTTCGTGCTGCGGGCGGTACCGGACGACGCCGTCGTGGTGGTGGCGCCCTCGTGCATCGGCCCCATGATGGGCCCTGTGCCGCTGTCCTCCGTGACGGTGCCGGTGTTCCACACCGCCTTCGAGACCTCGGCGGCCGCCGCCTCCGGTCTGGCCCGCGCCTATCGCGCCAGGGGGGAGCAGGCCACCGTCGTTTGCCTGGCCGGCGACGGGGGAACGTTCGATATCGGGCTGCAGGCCCTGTCCGGGGCGGCCGAGCGCAACGAGGACTTCGTCTACGTCTGCTTCGACAACGAGGCCTACCAGAACACCGGCAACCAGAAGTCCTCGGCCACGCCGTGGGGAGCTCGCACGGCCTCCACTCCCGGGGGCAAACGCACGCGCAAGAAGGAGCTCATGGAGATCATCGCCGCTCACCGGATCCCCTTCGCGGCCACGGCCTCGCCGGCGCACCCCGAGGACCTGATGGGCAAGGTGAGGCGCGCGGGCGCGCTGCGGGGGACGCGCTTCCTGCTCGTCACCTGCCCCTGCGTCCCGGGCTGGGGGATTGGCGATGAGGCGTCGCTGCGGATCCTGCGCCTCGGAGTCGAGTCGCGCGCCGTGCCACTGTACGAGATCGAGGACGGGACGCGCTACCGCATCACGCACGAGCCGGCGGGGATCCCCGTGGCCGAATATCTCCGCCCCCAGGCGCGCTTCGCGCACCTGGCGGAGGCGGACATCGCCGCGATCCAGGCCGAGGTGGACTGGCGCTGGGAGGGGCTGGTGGAGCGCGCCGGCCGCAGGGTGGCCGGAGGGGCGCCCATCGGGGAGGAGTCGCGCGCATGACTGATCTCACGCTGGTGGAGCGGCTGTCCCGGCCCGAGCTCGAGCGCCTGCAGGTGGCGCGGCTGCGGCGCCAGGTGGCGCGAGCCGCCGAGCGGGTGCCGCTCTACCGGGAGCGGCTCCGGGCGGCGGGGGTGACGGCGGCCGACATCGAGTCGCTCGGGGATCTCCGTCGCCTCCCGTTCACGGTCAAGGCCGATTTCCGGGACACCTATCCCTTCGGCCTCCTCGCCGTGCCCATGGACGAGATCGTCCGTATCCACGCCTCCTCGGGCACCACGGGCAAGCCCACCGTGGTGGCCTACACGCGGGGGGACATGGACACGTGGAGCGAGGTCATGGCGCGGACCCTCATGCTGGGGCGGGTGGGCCGGAGCGACGTGCTCCACAACGCCTACGGCTACGGGCTCTTCACCGGCGGGCTCGGCTTCCACTACGGCGGCGAGCGGGTGGGCGCCGCAGTGATCCCCATCTCCGGCGGCTTCACCGACCGCCAGGTCATGGCGCTCCGGGACTTCGGGAGCACGGTGCTCTGCTGCACCCCCTCGTACGGCCTCTACCTGGCGGAGGCCCTGGAGGAGGCCGGGATCGCGCCGAAGGACCTCCGGCTTCGCCTCGGTTTCTTCGGTGCGGAGCCGTGGACGGAGGGGATGCGGGCCGCGCTGGAGGCGCGGCTCAACATCGTGGCGCTCAACGTCTATGGCCTG
Protein-coding sequences here:
- a CDS encoding 2-hydroxyglutaryl-CoA dehydratase; protein product: MLVAGIDIGSGTTKCILVDGDGQVRGRAAVRTKADFEKVAREVLDAAQAEGGLAGEEVAYAATTGLGRYAVSFRDIQITDLTCGARGAATVVPSTRYVLDIGAQCTRAIKLREGGKVKEFHMNEKCAAGSGGFLERAAKYLEVTVADIGPMSIRADKPQTISSVCAVLAESEIINHISEGAGVENILRGIHNSLADRALSMLKRVGLDGDVTLIGGVALQEGMVAALREKLGVPVHVPENPHLTAALGAALLGLQRLRKMSMASAA
- a CDS encoding 2-hydroxyglutaryl-CoA dehydratase, translated to MIFGAGVDVGSTQTKAVILDESRSIVARSLIATGANVTRAGENAFVEACKAAGLPREAVGYVVGTGYGRYKVTFGDAQITEITCHARGAHSIFPRTRTVIDMGGQDTKAIKVGADGSVMDFSMNDKCAAGTGRFLSAAAEVTGMGLDEIGPISLEAKNPVRLTSVCTVFVESDIMSYLAQRKTVQDILGGVHKAIATRTMALVRRVGVEEEVTFTGGVSRNIGMVKGLEAVLGRSINVHEEGHYMGALGAALFALERAEVAATETAGRA
- a CDS encoding dimethyl sulfoxide reductase anchor subunit, with the protein product MQPSGTARSVELIPATPQRLWGKPAVANFALGGLGAGLYLAATVEVWLGAPGAVNVASWLGPALVVAGFIAVATEAGRPLRGPRVLVRLRTSWMSRELWVGGGFIVLAGAELVFRLVWLRYPAAAAAIGLCLAQGWILRHARGVAAWDVPLMPLVFLQSAIVSGTGLLVLVEVAAGRGLDGAFLIAAALGVVAGMLVWRGFVGWPGGPAFVRSTAALKSGRAGVVILAAGYLAPLLLGTLAVTLPTGGAGALALGAILMVAGQVYAKAELILTAGQLRPITLANLTLRRRTS
- a CDS encoding GNAT family N-acetyltransferase, coding for MSRSDVTVRAVEASDLPAIIRIDEKLSGQTSKEYWQRRLEISALRPPWMSLVAETDGRIGGFLFGWVAESEFGMSQPTAWVDLIGVDPPYRGRGVAHALIDRFVRSGQELRAIQKVATLIDLTQADVREFFLRQGFHHGPMIQMERDVQS
- a CDS encoding 4Fe-4S dicluster domain-containing protein — its product is MRWGMVIDVRRCVGCQTCTIACKQEHGLPSGQVWRFVADCEVGEYPDVRRLFLPMQCMHCAEPPCVRVCPTGASRQRQDGIVWVEYGACVGCGYCAVACPYHARHLIHEALGYFEVLTPPERATARPGRTGVMTKCTFCQERVDAGRAQGLTPGIDPEATPSCAVACIANAITFGDLDDPKSPVAKLRAETRAQPLLPECGTEPSVFYVVE
- a CDS encoding molybdopterin-dependent oxidoreductase, yielding MAERSGAAIEKVPVYCYQCVAGPDLLKVIVKDGVAVGVEPNTEFAEQHPACGKVCVRAYGLIQKLYNPGRVRSPMRRTNPRKGRSEDPGWKPISWDEALDMLGERLSALRARGLVDEAGYPRLAVTFGAGGVAPAFLGTMAAFLAAWGPVDQGIGSGQGVKCYHSEHLYGEFWHRAFIVAPDTPRCDFVLSFGHNGDASSGVAGVYRHSEARVRGLQWVQLEPHLSITGAGAVEWVPIRPKTDAAVLFALLHAILVEHDWRSVCDVPFLTNMTSSPYLVGPGGYFLRDPATRKPLVWDLDRERAVPFDDRLCVRPAMEGEYLAAGVEVGADEAVTSVSERVRPAFAHLLAHVGPYTPEWAATIADVPADTIRRLAAAYLRHARVGATIEIEGATYPHRPVAILLGKTVTNGWGGYEACWARTLLAALVGALEVPGGILGTAVRLNRPAQNRLDSVRPGPDGLMEQSTNATTREGWKGSPHIRNAYRTLVPLANNSPWSAALGPAHLPWLFLDKDAAPEHWPAPTLPEVWITYRTNPAVSSWETGRIERELERFPFVAAFAYTPDETNWYADLLLPDASDIESLQLYRIGGTKYQEQYWQHSGWALRQPVAPTPFDTRDMTDVATELAARVGILDGYLDAVNRGAGTTIPLRDAGYDHSFKPGDKPGVTEIWDRVCRAASRALTDGKVELDLEWFKRNGAFFVPFSTRQYFLHTAMVAQGLRYELPYQERIKRIGEELAARLHERGIKWWDVQLEEYQALPGWKDFPGIWRQTAVVRGRSPKEFPFWLLTSRSMQYSWGANVSLPILADVARHVKGHFGVMLNRGAAAQLGVQDGDLVELESPTGKTQGRAILREGVRPDVVVILQQFGHWATPFARDLGMPNLNQVASMDLALTDATGSGADLVPVAVRRAS
- a CDS encoding 2-oxoacid:acceptor oxidoreductase family protein — encoded protein: MTASMVEVRVHGRGGQGVQVGCQILAGAFFRAGRQVQAFAAYGGERRGAPVTGFVRADDSPIRLRCDIERPRYALVLDPTMLDGGTLVADVPSGGTVVLNSAGTPAVTPPQGVRLIVVDATGIAGRAGLGPIVSTALLGAFAQATGLVSLEGLLAAVQEGSPARRGENLEACAAGYHAAAGATAAPASA
- a CDS encoding 2-hydroxyacyl-CoA dehydratase, whose protein sequence is MPAQVTERQYQGQVHEQSRQLMSAWMDELARAEAEGVATGALMISGNCVELLRACHVLPMFPEVTALQNAIRKKSLPLILKAEQAGYSSDNCAYVKADIGLFLEGGMGPGRPIPFPTITVCNYVGCNVYVKWFEHLADISGSKLFMLDVPFARTAEPTEQDIRYVTAQLKELVALCESVSGKKFDIDYLREILAHAARAEAGYARTKELCKRHPAPFDAYFDAINMMGPINVLRGTREAADFFDVAVTEFEGLVAQGLGPLSEERFRTVVEGPPPYPFYKSFRNLFAKWGAVGVASTYSTVGGIWEFGFRHDPRRPLESIAEQMLRENLTNRSIVARYAQIKRYVEEWEADALVIHSIKSCRLFSAGQGDMREYFTRDLGVPTLMVESDLEDPRYYAEAQIRNRIDAFFESLEHKKLVAAAR